A stretch of the Sulfurimonas sp. hsl 1-7 genome encodes the following:
- the nadA gene encoding quinolinate synthase NadA, with amino-acid sequence MKLSNEELKQEIQRLKEKLSVTVVAHFYQRDEVFEIGDITGDSLELAMKTQADDAEFVLFCGVGFMGQSVKVLSPEKRVVMPKIACCAMARMIDSLYYDESVKYLNDNGIPSENILPITYINSNADVKAKVGEMGGMVCTSSNAKKIITTALEEGKKILFVPDRCLGQNIANQMGLKSMVIGQEGDPKEADIICYDGFCSVHQLFTVEDIEFYRKKYPGIKIATHPECDPAICDASDFVGSTSQLIKYITELPEDQKVAVGTEFNMVNRLRPKNTYVLSSTKPECPTMNETTLEDVYLTLKSIEDGAPINEIEVDESTQKWAKIALERMLAL; translated from the coding sequence TTGAAATTAAGTAACGAAGAATTAAAACAAGAGATACAACGATTAAAAGAGAAGCTAAGTGTTACGGTTGTCGCACACTTCTATCAACGTGATGAAGTGTTTGAGATAGGTGACATTACAGGTGATTCACTTGAGCTTGCAATGAAAACTCAAGCTGATGATGCAGAGTTTGTACTCTTTTGCGGTGTTGGTTTTATGGGGCAAAGTGTTAAAGTATTAAGTCCTGAAAAACGTGTTGTAATGCCAAAGATAGCATGTTGTGCAATGGCAAGAATGATCGATTCACTTTACTATGATGAATCTGTAAAGTATTTAAACGATAACGGAATTCCAAGTGAAAACATTCTTCCAATCACATATATCAACTCAAATGCAGATGTAAAAGCGAAAGTTGGTGAGATGGGCGGTATGGTATGTACAAGCTCAAATGCTAAAAAAATTATAACAACTGCATTAGAAGAGGGTAAAAAGATACTTTTCGTTCCGGACAGATGTTTAGGACAAAACATTGCAAACCAAATGGGACTAAAATCTATGGTTATAGGTCAAGAGGGTGATCCTAAAGAGGCTGATATCATCTGTTATGACGGTTTTTGTTCAGTTCACCAACTTTTTACTGTTGAAGATATAGAGTTTTACAGAAAGAAATATCCGGGAATTAAAATAGCGACACACCCAGAATGTGATCCTGCTATTTGTGATGCGAGTGATTTTGTGGGTTCAACTTCACAGCTTATTAAGTATATTACTGAACTTCCTGAAGATCAAAAAGTGGCAGTTGGAACAGAGTTCAATATGGTAAACCGTTTACGTCCGAAAAACACTTATGTTTTAAGTTCGACAAAACCTGAATGTCCAACTATGAATGAGACAACTTTAGAAGATGTGTATCTAACACTAAAATCGATCGAAGACGGTGCACCTATCAATGAGATCGAAGTTGATGAATCGACTCAAAAATGGGCAAAAATTGCTCTGGAAAGAATGTTGGCATTATGA
- the plsY gene encoding glycerol-3-phosphate 1-O-acyltransferase PlsY: MDFLFNINIQFYIAAYLVGGIPFGLLLAKAFAGVDVKSAGSKSIGATNVLRVVKETNPSLAKKLGAATLALDALKGVAVLAVGYFAGVSEATMWAIAVLAVIGHCFSPYLGLEGGKGIATGMGVMMFMLPIETAIALVVWIVMAKTVRISSISSLTGVLAMLISSFFIHPDIAHAPVVFIVFILFYKHIPNIVRLLKGEEKRVI; the protein is encoded by the coding sequence ATGGATTTCTTATTTAATATAAATATACAGTTTTATATCGCTGCATACTTAGTCGGTGGTATCCCTTTTGGTTTGCTGCTAGCCAAAGCATTTGCAGGTGTTGATGTAAAATCAGCAGGAAGTAAAAGTATTGGAGCTACGAATGTTTTACGTGTTGTAAAGGAAACAAATCCTTCACTGGCAAAAAAACTTGGTGCTGCTACTTTAGCACTTGACGCACTTAAAGGGGTAGCTGTTTTAGCAGTTGGATATTTTGCAGGTGTAAGTGAAGCAACAATGTGGGCTATAGCAGTTCTGGCTGTAATCGGGCACTGTTTTTCACCTTATTTGGGACTTGAAGGCGGTAAAGGGATCGCAACAGGTATGGGTGTAATGATGTTTATGCTTCCTATTGAAACTGCAATCGCTTTAGTGGTATGGATTGTTATGGCAAAAACTGTACGCATCTCGTCTATCTCATCTTTAACAGGTGTTTTAGCGATGTTAATTTCAAGTTTCTTTATACATCCGGATATTGCTCATGCACCTGTTGTATTTATCGTATTTATTCTGTTTTACAAACATATTCCAAATATTGTTCGCCTGCTTAAAGGTGAAGAGAAACGGGTAATCTAA
- a CDS encoding dihydroneopterin aldolase gives MKIYVEDLRFQCIIGILDFERVTPQDVIINLELEYDFQEEFINYADLASEIKNTMINEKFLLLEDAIEKISKNLQENFSKIDTLKLKITKPSILPDCRVSVEDSFHFNLK, from the coding sequence TTGAAGATCTATGTTGAGGATTTAAGATTCCAATGTATCATAGGGATCTTGGATTTTGAAAGAGTAACTCCACAGGACGTTATCATCAATCTCGAACTTGAATACGATTTTCAAGAGGAGTTTATCAACTACGCAGATCTTGCTTCAGAAATTAAAAATACTATGATAAATGAAAAATTTCTTCTTTTAGAAGATGCTATTGAGAAAATTTCAAAAAATTTACAAGAAAATTTTTCAAAAATAGATACTCTTAAACTAAAAATCACAAAACCCTCTATTTTACCCGACTGCAGGGTAAGTGTAGAGGATAGTTTCCATTTTAATCTTAAATAA
- the hsrA gene encoding homeostatic response regulator transcription factor HsrA, translating into MRILIIEDEVTLNKMLAEGLKEFGYQSDVVETLKDGEYYLDIRNYDLVLMDWMLPDGNSVDIIGDIKANTPKTVVVVLSARDDNESEIEALRAGADDYIRKPFDFEVLIARLEARLRFGGSNIIEIEDLTINPEEEKITYKETEIELKGKPFEVLTHLARHRDQIVSKEQLLDAIWEEPELVTPNVIEVAINQIRQKMDKPLSITTIETVRRRGYRFCFPKEVS; encoded by the coding sequence ATGCGTATTCTTATTATAGAAGATGAAGTAACATTAAATAAGATGCTTGCTGAGGGACTAAAAGAATTTGGTTACCAAAGTGATGTTGTTGAAACTTTAAAAGATGGTGAATACTACCTAGACATCCGTAACTACGATTTAGTTCTTATGGACTGGATGCTCCCGGATGGTAACTCTGTAGATATCATTGGTGATATCAAAGCAAATACACCAAAAACAGTTGTTGTTGTTCTCTCTGCTAGAGATGATAACGAAAGTGAAATCGAAGCACTTCGTGCCGGTGCTGATGACTATATCAGAAAACCATTTGATTTTGAAGTATTAATTGCTCGTCTAGAAGCAAGACTTCGTTTTGGTGGAAGCAATATCATCGAAATTGAAGACTTAACAATTAATCCTGAAGAGGAAAAAATCACTTACAAAGAGACTGAGATTGAATTAAAAGGGAAACCTTTTGAAGTTCTTACTCACCTTGCACGTCACCGTGATCAAATCGTGTCTAAAGAGCAACTTTTAGATGCTATCTGGGAAGAGCCGGAACTTGTAACTCCAAATGTAATTGAAGTTGCGATCAATCAAATCCGTCAAAAGATGGATAAACCTTTAAGTATTACTACGATAGAAACTGTTCGCCGCCGCGGATACCGTTTCTGTTTTCCAAAAGAAGTAAGCTAA
- a CDS encoding sensor histidine kinase, whose protein sequence is MSRQQSIRKNFLVQLLISSASLILIFSSLLYFYIEKSIYDEKRDELIHYAQNISNYKAVYDFGELPDNFLSLNIEVISLISPTDQIDVYEKTSGDKTFLTLIYPFDTKQNVYLKLVKDVSPTKKLLKKIVNYIFIINIAGFLLVILYAIALSKMLASPIKKLSQDLANMNEHLMKPIQMDEIPQEFAPLAGTINHLIARIQNFVKYQKELFIGTAHELKTPLAVIKLKNQVTLIKKRSAEEYIEAINTTNKTIDEMNVIVSNILNIGRQEGAQLDQPQEVDVIELLKQKANDFQLLAENEGKTLEISFAPDVFMATIQVGLLNQIVQNFLQNALKFTPQEKKVTLRSSQDDFGLLIEVIDEGCGIDESVDLFAPFKRQGNKSGVGLGLFLAKSAADALGAKIKLENRDDGIDGTKATLQLNSQLSCIIPQK, encoded by the coding sequence ATGTCACGACAACAGAGTATAAGAAAGAACTTCTTAGTTCAACTGTTAATCTCCTCTGCTTCACTCATTTTAATATTTTCCTCACTATTATACTTTTATATCGAAAAATCTATCTATGATGAAAAAAGAGACGAACTTATCCATTATGCACAGAACATCTCTAACTACAAAGCAGTGTATGATTTTGGTGAACTTCCCGACAACTTTTTATCTTTAAATATTGAAGTTATATCTCTTATCTCTCCGACCGATCAGATAGATGTTTATGAAAAAACTTCAGGCGATAAGACCTTTTTAACACTAATCTACCCTTTTGATACAAAACAAAATGTTTATCTCAAGCTTGTCAAAGATGTATCACCGACAAAAAAGCTTCTTAAAAAGATTGTCAACTATATCTTCATAATCAATATAGCGGGCTTTTTACTTGTAATCTTATATGCTATCGCGCTTTCAAAAATGTTGGCTTCTCCTATTAAAAAATTGAGTCAAGATCTTGCAAATATGAATGAACACCTTATGAAGCCTATTCAAATGGATGAAATTCCACAAGAGTTTGCACCATTAGCAGGTACGATCAACCATCTTATTGCAAGGATTCAAAACTTTGTAAAGTACCAAAAAGAGCTCTTTATCGGAACTGCTCATGAATTAAAAACTCCCCTTGCAGTTATCAAGCTCAAAAACCAGGTAACGTTAATTAAAAAACGCTCTGCCGAGGAGTATATAGAGGCTATTAATACTACCAATAAAACGATTGATGAGATGAATGTGATTGTATCAAATATCTTAAATATCGGTCGTCAGGAGGGTGCACAGCTTGATCAGCCTCAAGAAGTAGATGTGATTGAGCTTCTCAAACAAAAGGCAAACGATTTTCAACTTTTAGCCGAGAATGAGGGGAAAACTTTAGAGATCAGTTTTGCTCCTGATGTATTTATGGCGACAATTCAAGTGGGACTGCTCAACCAGATCGTTCAAAACTTTTTACAAAATGCTTTAAAGTTCACGCCACAAGAGAAAAAAGTTACGTTGAGAAGCTCTCAAGATGATTTTGGACTCTTAATCGAAGTTATCGATGAAGGGTGTGGAATTGATGAGAGTGTCGACCTTTTTGCGCCGTTTAAAAGACAGGGAAATAAAAGTGGTGTAGGTCTTGGTCTCTTTTTAGCAAAAAGCGCTGCTGATGCTTTAGGAGCTAAGATAAAACTGGAAAATAGAGATGATGGTATTGACGGAACAAAAGCTACATTACAACTCAATTCTCAATTATCTTGTATAATTCCTCAAAAATAG
- a CDS encoding YfhL family 4Fe-4S dicluster ferredoxin has product MALLINDECIACDACREECPTIAIEEGDPIYFIDPDRCTECVGVYDEPACISVCPVDCIVPDPDNVETIAELKFKYKNLDLEE; this is encoded by the coding sequence ATGGCATTATTAATTAATGATGAATGTATTGCATGTGATGCTTGTCGTGAAGAGTGTCCAACAATAGCTATAGAAGAAGGTGATCCTATATACTTTATAGACCCAGATAGATGTACTGAATGTGTTGGTGTATATGATGAACCAGCATGTATCTCTGTATGTCCTGTTGATTGTATCGTTCCGGATCCGGATAATGTTGAAACAATTGCTGAATTAAAATTCAAATATAAAAACTTAGACTTAGAAGAGTAG
- a CDS encoding Ppx/GppA phosphatase family protein has product MAKRVSVIDIGSNSVRMVIYEKTSRFAFHLLHEEKSKVRISENAYKHDGVLQETPMQRTFDALENFLRISDSFKTKKVLCVATSALRDAPNKQEFIQKVRTKLKLNIKIISGEKEAYFGAIACANLLPQQHNAMSIDIGGGSTEIAFIDAHNVSHTQSLKLGTVRLKELFFDTNDIDGAKEFIQAELDKIPTKEISSLVGIGGTFRAISSAIQKSKEYPLNKLHAFAYEQPIFVEYINKILDADEIELGELFIKSNRFDVIKPGALILKMLLEKFAITDIITSGVGVREGVYLSDLLRSSKHQFPANYNTSVRYILDAHLSDKEFSNNLTKVSKQLFDLTHTFFNIDKVYRERLSIAAKLYPTGSSIHFYSQNKHSYYIAQTALEYGFTHQDITLISTLMKYARNKLPAKSHLEKYQELLPNETTVNALSFLLSMSIILLSHRPRNIDFELAFNDGVLEVKSSSNLYLVKDSVEKLQCLKDFRVIFNS; this is encoded by the coding sequence TTGGCAAAGCGCGTCTCAGTGATAGATATCGGTTCTAACTCGGTTAGAATGGTTATCTATGAAAAAACCTCACGCTTTGCGTTCCACCTGTTACACGAAGAGAAATCTAAAGTTAGAATATCGGAAAATGCATATAAGCATGATGGAGTGCTTCAAGAGACTCCTATGCAAAGAACATTTGATGCACTTGAAAACTTTTTAAGGATCTCAGATTCTTTTAAAACAAAGAAAGTGTTATGTGTAGCTACTTCTGCACTTCGTGATGCTCCCAATAAACAAGAATTCATTCAAAAAGTAAGAACAAAACTAAAACTCAATATTAAAATAATCTCAGGTGAAAAAGAAGCTTATTTCGGTGCAATCGCATGCGCAAATCTTTTACCCCAGCAACATAATGCCATGAGTATAGATATTGGTGGTGGTTCTACAGAGATTGCTTTTATAGATGCACACAATGTCTCTCATACCCAATCGTTAAAACTTGGAACTGTACGCCTTAAAGAGTTGTTTTTTGATACTAACGATATAGATGGTGCAAAAGAATTTATACAAGCAGAGCTTGATAAAATTCCAACAAAAGAGATATCTAGTTTAGTTGGTATCGGTGGAACATTTAGAGCAATCTCTTCAGCTATTCAAAAATCAAAAGAGTATCCGCTTAATAAACTCCATGCATTTGCATATGAACAACCCATCTTTGTAGAGTATATCAATAAGATTTTGGATGCAGATGAGATAGAACTCGGTGAACTCTTTATTAAGTCAAACAGATTTGATGTAATAAAACCTGGTGCACTTATCTTAAAAATGCTTCTAGAAAAGTTTGCTATTACAGACATCATCACTAGTGGTGTAGGTGTAAGAGAAGGTGTTTACTTATCCGATCTGCTTCGTTCATCTAAACATCAATTTCCTGCGAACTATAACACTTCTGTAAGATATATACTCGATGCACACTTAAGCGATAAAGAGTTTTCAAACAATCTTACTAAGGTTTCAAAACAGCTCTTTGATCTTACACATACGTTTTTCAATATAGACAAAGTATATCGAGAAAGACTCTCAATTGCAGCAAAGTTATATCCTACGGGAAGTAGTATCCATTTTTATTCACAAAATAAACATAGTTATTACATTGCCCAAACAGCATTGGAATACGGCTTTACACATCAGGATATTACCCTTATCTCAACACTGATGAAATATGCGAGAAATAAACTCCCTGCAAAATCTCATCTTGAAAAATATCAAGAGCTTTTACCTAATGAAACAACTGTAAATGCATTAAGCTTTCTTCTGTCTATGAGTATTATTCTTCTCAGTCACAGACCTAGGAACATAGACTTTGAGCTTGCATTTAATGATGGTGTATTGGAAGTAAAAAGCAGTAGTAATCTATATCTAGTAAAAGATAGTGTAGAGAAACTACAATGTTTAAAAGATTTTAGAGTTATTTTTAACTCTTAA
- the bamA gene encoding outer membrane protein assembly factor BamA encodes MKIFLSVLFLVFTSSLAAEIVNSIKFHGMVHISDSVALRMLGFDKGDEIDVEMVDKSIKTFFDQGYFNDVWTEFEDGELNYYFKEKAIISKVELKGYKENDDEFKDGVIQIKKGTLYDEKKIEAAKNRIVEAIAQEGKIDSVVEVETTYLENGSIKITFLVNEGEEIIIDSLNYSGVYGLDSDDFDEVIANKEHQFMGWFWGRNDGKMSLRDLEYDNLRIRDYYMQHGYLDSKVDEPFVRVNFDSYKADMSYQIVEGEQYTISKVSIYQVKHVIEDEKIEELLELKADEVFNIKTFREDAEKIKTLIADQSYAFVQVVPDLRKNKEDKTVEVVFKINPGEKVKIRNVTISGNSRTLDRIIRRELYLGPGDMYSLTDLKDSRNSIGRLGYFDSNTIEEKRVDNETMDLVVKVKEAPTGNIQVGGGYGSYGGLLVSIGVSDRNIWGSGINVGVKAEKSQTNKNISFNISNPRLNDSDFSGNFSVFHSSYDYNDYSVTTDGASVGIGHRFSRYISGYLGYGYSKNSYTFSSDFNTSQYPSYYFEEYAKSGVTVSVKWDNTDDYYLPRTGFELSQSFEKAGIGSDANYLKSRTNFSAYKGLDEFVGFDAILRYKARFYNILDNGYVPLAEKFYMGGIGSVRGYESYSLSPTVADAAATDGIRRIGGTQTFSNSLEVSFPLVPKAKMRLVTYLDWGFIGESVTDASLLNNDISRAGYGAGIEWFSPVGPIQLMFAKAINPQDGDKTQTFEFTMGQRF; translated from the coding sequence ATGAAAATATTTTTATCGGTTTTATTTTTAGTTTTTACATCTAGTTTAGCTGCTGAGATTGTGAACTCTATCAAGTTTCATGGTATGGTGCATATATCTGACAGTGTAGCACTTCGTATGTTAGGTTTTGACAAGGGTGACGAGATAGATGTTGAGATGGTTGATAAGTCGATAAAAACTTTCTTTGATCAAGGATACTTCAACGATGTGTGGACAGAGTTTGAAGATGGTGAGTTAAATTATTATTTCAAAGAGAAAGCTATTATCTCAAAAGTTGAACTCAAAGGCTATAAAGAAAACGATGATGAGTTTAAAGACGGTGTTATCCAGATTAAAAAAGGGACACTGTATGATGAAAAAAAGATTGAAGCTGCTAAAAATCGTATAGTTGAGGCGATAGCACAAGAGGGAAAAATTGACTCTGTTGTAGAAGTTGAAACAACATATCTGGAAAACGGAAGTATTAAAATTACGTTTTTAGTCAATGAAGGTGAAGAGATCATCATTGACAGTCTAAATTACAGTGGTGTATACGGTTTAGACAGTGACGACTTTGATGAAGTTATCGCAAATAAAGAGCATCAATTTATGGGCTGGTTCTGGGGTCGTAACGATGGGAAAATGTCTCTTCGTGATTTAGAATATGACAATCTTAGAATCCGTGACTATTATATGCAGCACGGCTACCTTGATTCAAAAGTTGATGAACCGTTCGTACGTGTAAACTTTGACAGCTATAAAGCGGATATGTCTTATCAGATTGTTGAGGGTGAACAGTATACAATCTCAAAGGTTTCAATCTATCAGGTAAAACATGTAATTGAAGATGAGAAGATAGAAGAACTGTTAGAGTTAAAAGCTGATGAAGTGTTTAACATTAAAACGTTTAGAGAAGATGCAGAGAAGATAAAAACACTTATTGCTGACCAATCATACGCATTTGTACAAGTTGTTCCGGATCTTAGAAAAAATAAAGAAGATAAAACTGTTGAGGTTGTATTTAAGATCAATCCGGGTGAAAAAGTAAAAATCAGAAACGTAACGATCTCCGGGAACTCAAGAACACTTGATCGTATCATCCGTCGTGAACTTTATCTCGGACCTGGAGATATGTACTCTTTAACAGATTTAAAAGACTCAAGAAACTCTATAGGAAGACTTGGATACTTTGATAGCAATACGATCGAAGAAAAAAGAGTAGATAATGAAACTATGGACCTTGTTGTAAAAGTAAAAGAGGCTCCGACAGGTAACATTCAAGTTGGTGGTGGATATGGTTCATACGGTGGACTTCTTGTAAGTATCGGTGTAAGTGACAGAAATATTTGGGGAAGCGGTATCAATGTTGGTGTAAAAGCCGAAAAATCACAAACAAATAAAAATATTTCGTTTAACATCTCAAATCCTAGACTTAACGATAGCGACTTTTCAGGTAACTTTTCAGTTTTTCACTCTTCATATGATTACAATGATTACTCTGTAACAACTGATGGAGCTTCTGTAGGTATTGGACATAGATTTTCTAGATATATCAGTGGATACTTAGGATATGGATACTCTAAAAACTCATATACGTTTTCATCTGACTTTAACACATCTCAATACCCTAGTTACTATTTTGAAGAGTATGCTAAATCGGGTGTAACGGTAAGTGTAAAATGGGATAATACGGATGATTACTATCTTCCTAGAACAGGATTTGAACTTTCACAAAGTTTCGAGAAAGCAGGTATAGGTTCAGATGCAAACTACTTAAAATCTAGAACGAATTTTTCGGCATATAAAGGTTTAGACGAGTTTGTAGGCTTTGATGCCATCCTTAGATACAAGGCAAGATTTTATAATATCTTAGACAACGGATATGTACCATTAGCTGAGAAATTTTATATGGGTGGTATCGGTAGTGTTAGAGGGTATGAATCTTACTCTCTTTCACCAACGGTAGCGGATGCTGCTGCAACTGACGGAATTAGAAGAATAGGTGGTACACAAACATTTTCAAACTCTTTAGAGGTGAGTTTTCCACTTGTGCCAAAAGCAAAAATGCGTCTTGTAACGTATCTTGACTGGGGATTCATTGGTGAAAGTGTGACAGATGCTTCACTTTTAAATAATGATATCTCTCGTGCAGGTTACGGTGCAGGTATTGAGTGGTTTAGCCCGGTTGGACCGATTCAGTTAATGTTCGCAAAAGCGATCAATCCGCAAGACGGTGATAAAACACAAACATTTGAATTTACGATGGGACAAAGATTTTAA